The stretch of DNA CAAACAAACGGCACAAGGGATGAGCGATTGGATGCGATTGAAAAAGGCGAGCGGGCAGGCGGGCGGTCAGTCAGGCGGCTTGGCAGTGCATCGGCAGAAGCGATTAGCAGAGCAGCGCAATGAGTTAGGCATGATAGGATGGGCCGCACTTTACCACAATGACTGGGACTGTGACTGTGACATAAATGGGAGCGCCGCTCCCGCCGCTGACGGCGTCGCCTGTGGCGATCCTGCTGCCGCCGCAGAGAAGCCGCACGACCGGTGGCCGCCAGCGCCAGgacctcgtcgtcgtcgctgcACGCGGGCAAATTATCGCACGAGGACTGCTGCGAGGAGAGCGCCGACGGGGAGCTGTCTAGCATGTGGGTGTAGGGCACAACATGATGGACATGATGCGGACGCAGATGAGCGGGCGTGGTCATGGGCGATGGATGGGCCTTGTTCACATTGTTCACAAAACACGACTGGGAGCGCGGCCGGGGGCGCAGTCGCGTGTGCAGCTCGTCGCCGGAGTTGCAGACACTATCGCTGGACGTGTCCCCTTGGTCGTCGTCCTCGCTGCACGCTCCGCTACCACCGCCACCGCTACCAGCACCTCCACCAAACAGACTCTCGTCATCCGAGTCGAGCAGCTTAATGCGTATCACATCACCACCACCAATACTATTTCGGATTAGCCTAAGGAAGGGGTTGCCATTTCTGGCGCCCCCCCTTCGGTTATTACTTGGATTGCCGCCCATCACGGCGCGCAGCTTGGCCTCCAGACTGCTGGCCTTCTGGTCGATGGCCTCCTGCTCCCGCTCGAGGGCCTCCAGCTCGGACTCGATGTAGGACAGCTTGTCACCCTGGAAGCGTTGTGGAAAAGAGATTATTAATGACTTTGACGAATtaccagggttcggaaaataacacacagtgtaaaaaacttgtgttactaacatgttaaatgtcaaaggttcacgtaaaaaaaagtaattgacttttgtgtaaaaaattgtatgctacacatgttagaaacataaataacacacacatgtaaTTTGTGTTACTTACACGACATGTttttttacacagcgtgtttttaacacaatgagtttttgacattaaaaaattaaagaatggtTTTCCAGAGTCCCATATTGGTTTTTCAGTTTCCATTCTACTCCATGTCAGCGAAacgtaattttcatttgtgttaaaaacaaagtgtgtaaaaaacacaagatagctgtgtgtgctaacaattattttacacattgtaaacacttttgtatttgacacacatgtcaataattttgctcacactgtaaaataccatttttcatgtttttaacatatgTGTCAATTTCAGAACTCTGCTAATAACACGTTTCCAAGGGACAACCGTGCTTACCCTCTTCTCGTGCTTTGGTGAGACGCGGTCCACAATCGCATTGAAGGACTGCAGGGGACTGCCATTGAGTCCCAGGCCCTTCAGATCACTTAACCTATGACTAGGACTGCCCGGCTCCTTGGCGTCCAGCTTCTTTGATTGCTCCGAGTTGTAGAACTCCTCGGCTCCGTTGTGGATCGGCGAGATGGTGCGCTCCAACCTGGGCCTGGTGGGGCTGGTGGGACTCTCAATGGAGCCGCCGCTCTTCCCGCGCGTCTCCAAGATGAGGCGACGAGCCTGTTCCCGCAGACGCTGCTGTCGATCCTCCTGCCGGGGTAAAGACATCGGTAAAACTGAGTGAGGATGTGGACTAATTTGACCAATTTataataacaaaagtatataaacaGTACGGAATAGAGGGTTTTCTTGGAAACTGTAATGAAAACTGTTTAGATTGTAATTGAAAGATGATATTTTACAAGTACCAGATGTATCCAGAAAATCAATACCCATTAAAGGGGTAAACTAATCAATTTACTTTCACAAAAAGTTCAATACTTTTACTTTGTTTAACTAATTTTACAATCAGACAGTCAATCAATATTACAGTTCTCATTCCCATTTGCTTGGGAAAAATCCCATTTTATATTcttaagaaaaacaataattataatatttaaaggaatTAACAAGACATGCAAGAGATAAGCTGCGCTGCGTGCGACGAACTGCGTCTCTGGCAAAAAGCTACTTACGTCGTTCGCTTCGTTGGTATTGTAAAGCTTCAGCTTTTCAATCATCAGCTTGGCTTTTTCGCTCATCAGCTTGTGGCGCGTTAAAATTCGCTACAAATCAAACCGAaaataaagcaataaaaaaccataaaacgAAGTATATACAAAACTGAAAAGCTCTAGGAAATCAACTGCAAAGTaggtaaataattaaatcgcTAAAGCCAAAGCAACAACTCAATGGATAACTTCAACTCAACGGTGCAACTTTGGGCCTGGCTTCTACTCACACTGGCGGCCTGGGGGTCTATGACGGTCTTGGAGACGTTCTCCTTGCCACCCGCCGTTGGCCCCTCGTCCAATGATTCctccagcggcggcggcggcgtctGGCTGCTGAGGACCGACGACTGATTGGCATGCTGCGATGCGTTGATCGAGTTCTTATCCTTGGTGGGCGACAACACCTTGTCCAGTATGTTCTTCGAGTTGTTCAGAATCAGATTCTTCACATCCTTTTTGCTAGTCGGCGAGAGTTGCTCTGATTTATTCTGCCCAAACATCTCCTCGTCGATGGAGTTCTGATGCAGCAGCAAAGACTTCGGATGCGAAAATATAATGCGACTCTGCGACAAATTGTCCGACATGTAGTCTCCAATCACATAGCTCGATTCGTCTGCCGTGGAGCCtaaaaaagaaatgtttttaatcatatgtacttatattttCTGGTTTTAGCTTACCAATTTGCTCAATTTTCAGCTGCTTGCCAGTGAAATGCGCCCTCAACTGATGCAAATAGGTCATTACGCCCAACTTGTCCGGAACTGTCAGCATATTCATCTCCCGCGGCTCGATTACGCGTGGTATTCCTAAAGATTCCGCCGCATCAAAGGCAATCCGACAATTGCCAACCACATCGTGGGCACTCAGCTTGGACATGTCgctaaaaaagagaaaaatttaattagtatAGAGTCCCTTTTTCAaaagataaatatattaaatttaagaaaaatatatattacattatttaataaaaaaaatgcaattaaatcaTGACAACTCACATAAGCTCGGGGGCAAAATGATGAATAATAGCGCAGAAGGCCATGCCGTTGCGCCAGCTGGTCGTCAGGTTGGTGACCTTAACATTGGGGTAGTCTTTGGTTACTTCTTTGCACCACTCCAGCAGATCCTGCCCGGGAGTGTTCTCCTTCAGCACGATCTTCTCCACGGGCTTCAGGCTGTTGTTCAACGAGCCAGAGGTACTAAAGGTACCCGACAGTGATCCCTGGGATTCGTTTATCACAGATGCGGGTGCGGGTGCAGGTGTCGGCGAGGGTTCGTAGCTCTTCTTCAAGTTCAGGGGCGGCAGCTCGGAGCGCTTAGTACTCGGAGGCACCACCACAGATGACGCATCCTTGCTATCTTCTTTGGGCGTTTCCTTTTTGGTGCTGTTGTCGCCGATATCTTCCTTAACACTTTCCACCCCTAAATCCTTCTCATCCTCCTTCTCCGAGAAGAATAGAGCCCTCTTCTTCTTTGGCTTCACAtcatctttgttgattttgggTTCGAGAGGCGTCGAGGTGACCATTTTGTCGAAGGTCTCGATAGCTTTCGCAGGTGTCTGCTTCGGCTGCTTAACTTCAACTGGTGACTTGATGGGCGTACTGTCCACCAGAGGCTGCAGTCCATTGGGGGTTTTGAGGGACTCGTCGGCAGCACTAGAACCACCGGATGCAGCTGTGGGCAAGTCTAACTTGTTCGCAGCAGCTTCCCGTTTGCCGTCGGCGTCTAGTTCAAAATGCAATTGATTAAATGACTCGGCCAACGGTGTTGGATCTTCAGACAACGAAGGTACTACATCGTAACAAAccaaaaaggaaacaaaaaacaaaggaaaatgaaCATTTAACGATTTACGCACAAATTACAGGTTGCAGGAAACCATTCAAGATACGTGATGTGTTGTAGATGTTATGGGATATAGAAAGGAAATAATTTCGTTTTGAGTCAGAGAGAAATGTCTGTACAAAGTATATATCTACAGCTAAAACTAGAATCAATCGATTTGTTGTTTCAGAGAATGTGTAATTTTGATTTGTGTGGATTAGATCATGCGCGAGATCAAGTTTACATATATGGCATCCATCAGATGCGCAGTTTGGGAACATTTACTAAGACATACTTAACCAAAGTGCTTTTCATAACCCCTATGATCAGCAATTGATATACATAATATACATATAAGTTCTAGTCCATTATTACATACTAACAGATACAAATACTTGAATTTTAGTACATGAAACATAGTTTTTGGTTGTGGAAAAGAGTTCTTACCACTTTGAGGGGTGGCCACATCAATGCAGCCATTTAGGCTAGTTGTCATATGCTCCAGTTGCTGGGTAAAGTCATTAAAGTTGTCAGTAATCTCACTGAAATTGTCAAGATCGGGAATGTCCTCCAAATCGTCCAAAGGGGCCACATCATTGTTGTTTACGGACATCATGGACACAACACTCTGCATGTCCTCGTCTCTGGAAGGGATATTCATTTACCATTAAATTTCAGTCAGTACAAACTTAAAGCAGAATGACTCACGTGGCCTTTCCTTCTCGTAGAAATACACAGCTAATCGTGAGTTCCAAGCTAGCTGCGGTGATCTTCTTCGAGACTGGCTTTAGGGTCAATGTAAAGCTCTGCTGAGTGGATTCTACGCTGGCATACTTCCTCATATTGATGCTGGCATTGGCCAGGACACGTTTCTTGCCCATTGGGGTGACCTGTTTGGAAGTAACACccattacttgtgatatacgTTAATTGTGCTCTCTTTAACCCACATCTTCGATGACGAACGTCCAGTCCTTGTCCTCCAGCTCGTGCGTCCGGGGATCCTTGAACAGGGTGACCGATATGGTGTGATTGTCGGGCACTGGCCACGAAATATTGCCCACCAGGGGATTCATCATGTCCGGCTCCCATGGCAAAGGAGCACTGGCCACGCGTCTAGATCTCCTGGTCCAAACGATAGAAAGGTTCGACGGCCGCCTGAAAAATAGTCACCATgcgattattaaatatttcatgcCAAATGGGTTTCTCAAAGTTCCTTCAACTCTATGCGGGGAACATTCTCGgcacttttttattaattttatgtaCAAGTCCATGAATAACAATTTCTGACCGCCGGATGCGGCGTCATTATAAATATGTAGATATGTGGGCTCTTCAGCTGATAAATGTATGTGATGaatgtttattaaacaaaagtcTGTAGGAAACATTGCATGTCAACAGGAAGAGCGGGGTCGTACGAAGATATGGGGAATACTAAAACATTAATATTCAAAGGGGCTAGATATCAAGACTTTCAATTTCAATATACATGCTTAAAGAAAAAAGTGGGTAAATTGAAAACTCGTTTTGTTTGCATGACAAACTGGGCGGGAAATCGGATAAAACTATATAATTAgctattttttcatatgatcAAAAGTACGTATTATAGCTTAGggtttaaataattcaatattaCTGGGAAAATGAAGGTTAAACTAAATGAGTAAGttatatactttaaaaaaatttttaattatgatatatttacttttaacgACCATTTTGGagtattaaattttgaaaGGTTTTGTGCAATCGGAAGGGCGCCTATAGCTAtcattatttgtttaataaacaaGCTTTTAACCGATTCTTTGGTTGTGATAAGAAAAACCTATTATTGATTCAACATAAGATAATGGGAAGTTAAGGGAGAACTATCAGAACGTGAAGTTATATAAGAACAAgatagttataaaaataagtaaaggaatatttcaaattaaacatttatttttaaaaaattagggAAACACAAATgaataataatttgaaaaacatttgaatgtgtaatatttttaaaaaatgtttttgaagaATAAGTAACTAAAAATTACAGGGAATTATAAATAAGAGGTATTATTAAAGGCCAATGTCTATATGGGAAatgaaaaggaaattaaattccCTCAAAAACCTGCTATTAACCCTTTTATTCACCGACCATTTCGCTCAAGTTGAAAAACACTTGAGCACCACCCTCCGCCCACTTGAACCGACTCCCCAACGAACTAATCCACTTTAATATGGGGCACTTACCACTTGGCGGTGGTTTCCAGATGCAGATCGTGGTACGA from Drosophila takahashii strain IR98-3 E-12201 chromosome 2R, DtakHiC1v2, whole genome shotgun sequence encodes:
- the Ehbp1 gene encoding EH domain-binding protein 1 isoform X3, with the protein product MASVWKRLQRNFKRAAKFQFTASYHDLHLETTAKWRPSNLSIVWTRRSRRVASAPLPWEPDMMNPLVGNISWPVPDNHTISVTLFKDPRTHELEDKDWTFVIEDVTPMGKKRVLANASINMRKYASVESTQQSFTLTLKPVSKKITAASLELTISCVFLREGKATDEDMQSVVSMMSVNNNDVAPLDDLEDIPDLDNFSEITDNFNDFTQQLEHMTTSLNGCIDVATPQSDADGKREAAANKLDLPTAASGGSSAADESLKTPNGLQPLVDSTPIKSPVEVKQPKQTPAKAIETFDKMVTSTPLEPKINKDDVKPKKKRALFFSEKEDEKDLGVESVKEDIGDNSTKKETPKEDSKDASSVVVPPSTKRSELPPLNLKKSYEPSPTPAPAPASVINESQGSLSGTFSTSGSLNNSLKPVEKIVLKENTPGQDLLEWCKEVTKDYPNVKVTNLTTSWRNGMAFCAIIHHFAPELIDMSKLSAHDVVGNCRIAFDAAESLGIPRVIEPREMNMLTVPDKLGVMTYLHQLRAHFTGKQLKIEQIGSTADESSYVIGDYMSDNLSQSRIIFSHPKSLLLHQNSIDEEMFGQNKSEQLSPTSKKDVKNLILNNSKNILDKVLSPTKDKNSINASQHANQSSVLSSQTPPPPLEESLDEGPTAGGKENVSKTVIDPQAASRILTRHKLMSEKAKLMIEKLKLYNTNEANDEDRQQRLREQARRLILETRGKSGGSIESPTSPTRPRLERTISPIHNGAEEFYNSEQSKKLDAKEPGSPSHRLSDLKGLGLNGSPLQSFNAIVDRVSPKHEKRGDKLSYIESELEALEREQEAIDQKASSLEAKLRAVMGGNPKTEETEEQLLSQWFTLVNKKNALLRRQMQLNILEQEKDLERKYTMLNQELRAAQSVEDWRKTEVQREKERLLLEELMKIVDKRDQLVQHLHNQEIAIEDDQEIARKLEHVDISEKDKCVLQ
- the Ehbp1 gene encoding EH domain-binding protein 1 isoform X1 yields the protein MASVWKRLQRNFKRAAKFQFTASYHDLHLETTAKWRPSNLSIVWTRRSRRVASAPLPWEPDMMNPLVGNISWPVPDNHTISVTLFKDPRTHELEDKDWTFVIEDVTPMGKKRVLANASINMRKYASVESTQQSFTLTLKPVSKKITAASLELTISCVFLREGKATDEDMQSVVSMMSVNNNDVAPLDDLEDIPDLDNFSEITDNFNDFTQQLEHMTTSLNGCIDVATPQSVPSLSEDPTPLAESFNQLHFELDADGKREAAANKLDLPTAASGGSSAADESLKTPNGLQPLVDSTPIKSPVEVKQPKQTPAKAIETFDKMVTSTPLEPKINKDDVKPKKKRALFFSEKEDEKDLGVESVKEDIGDNSTKKETPKEDSKDASSVVVPPSTKRSELPPLNLKKSYEPSPTPAPAPASVINESQGSLSGTFSTSGSLNNSLKPVEKIVLKENTPGQDLLEWCKEVTKDYPNVKVTNLTTSWRNGMAFCAIIHHFAPELIDMSKLSAHDVVGNCRIAFDAAESLGIPRVIEPREMNMLTVPDKLGVMTYLHQLRAHFTGKQLKIEQIGSTADESSYVIGDYMSDNLSQSRIIFSHPKSLLLHQNSIDEEMFGQNKSEQLSPTSKKDVKNLILNNSKNILDKVLSPTKDKNSINASQHANQSSVLSSQTPPPPLEESLDEGPTAGGKENVSKTVIDPQAASEDRQQRLREQARRLILETRGKSGGSIESPTSPTRPRLERTISPIHNGAEEFYNSEQSKKLDAKEPGSPSHRLSDLKGLGLNGSPLQSFNAIVDRVSPKHEKRGDKLSYIESELEALEREQEAIDQKASSLEAKLRAVMGGNPSNNRRGGARNGNPFLRLIRNSIGGGDVIRIKLLDSDDESLFGGGAGSGGGGSGACSEDDDQGDTSSDSVCNSGDELHTRLRPRPRSQSCFVNNVNKAHPSPMTTPAHLRPHHVHHVVPYTHMLDSSPSALSSQQSSCDNLPACSDDDEVLALAATGRAASLRRQQDRHRRRRQRRERRSHLCHSHSPSHCETEETEEQLLSQWFTLVNKKNALLRRQMQLNILEQEKDLERKYTMLNQELRAAQSVEDWRKTEVQREKERLLLEELMKIVDKRDQLVQHLHNQEIAIEDDQEIARKLEHVDISEKDKCVLQ
- the Ehbp1 gene encoding EH domain-binding protein 1 isoform X2, with protein sequence MASVWKRLQRNFKRAAKFQFTASYHDLHLETTAKWRPSNLSIVWTRRSRRVASAPLPWEPDMMNPLVGNISWPVPDNHTISVTLFKDPRTHELEDKDWTFVIEDVTPMGKKRVLANASINMRKYASVESTQQSFTLTLKPVSKKITAASLELTISCVFLREGKATDEDMQSVVSMMSVNNNDVAPLDDLEDIPDLDNFSEITDNFNDFTQQLEHMTTSLNGCIDVATPQSVPSLSEDPTPLAESFNQLHFELDADGKREAAANKLDLPTAASGGSSAADESLKTPNGLQPLVDSTPIKSPVEVKQPKQTPAKAIETFDKMVTSTPLEPKINKDDVKPKKKRALFFSEKEDEKDLGVESVKEDIGDNSTKKETPKEDSKDASSVVVPPSTKRSELPPLNLKKSYEPSPTPAPAPASVINESQGSLSGTFSTSGSLNNSLKPVEKIVLKENTPGQDLLEWCKEVTKDYPNVKVTNLTTSWRNGMAFCAIIHHFAPELIDMSKLSAHDVVGNCRIAFDAAESLGIPRVIEPREMNMLTVPDKLGVMTYLHQLRAHFTGKQLKIEQIGSTADESSYVIGDYMSDNLSQSRIIFSHPKSLLLHQNSIDEEMFGQNKSEQLSPTSKKDVKNLILNNSKNILDKVLSPTKDKNSINASQHANQSSVLSSQTPPPPLEESLDEGPTAGGKENVSKTVIDPQAASRILTRHKLMSEKAKLMIEKLKLYNTNEANDEDRQQRLREQARRLILETRGKSGGSIESPTSPTRPRLERTISPIHNGAEEFYNSEQSKKLDAKEPGSPSHRLSDLKGLGLNGSPLQSFNAIVDRVSPKHEKRGDKLSYIESELEALEREQEAIDQKASSLEAKLRAVMGGNPKTEETEEQLLSQWFTLVNKKNALLRRQMQLNILEQEKDLERKYTMLNQELRAAQSVEDWRKTEVQREKERLLLEELMKIVDKRDQLVQHLHNQEIAIEDDQEIARKLEHVDISEKDKCVLQ